A region from the Altererythrobacter sp. H2 genome encodes:
- a CDS encoding lipopolysaccharide biosynthesis protein, whose protein sequence is MPASAEHDSRLALRRILSNFGWLLGGKGFGAVSSLIYLAILSRSLGVKDFGHFALIFGLSQAFVSLAGFQTWQAIVKFGIPHLARGDRDAFSRLSVLGGVVDGVAALFGCLAVTTIILTFGEALELNPAYDEMALAFICAMLLTRVSAPYGIIRALNRFELSVWVGAITPAGRLLAAIGIWLTGPSVGRFLLAWAIVELITAIAMWFTAWRLGPEWMRLSRVREWRTAVAENEGIRGFLWVTYWNTSLQAVVQQGPLLAVGYLFGTSAAGIYRIADQLAKGLGKFALLISDAVYPEVNRQRHAPRVEDFRTVVRRVNLAVIPMAAMIAGLSVAFGSDLLMLISGPGFEAGGLILVPLVMAASLELASVAYEPVLHSVSKAHYLLWTRIAAVALLLTAVFTIPENSLGVGWVVAYVQAFEYLVLSLLVWLAMRRLGRARSDGSSDR, encoded by the coding sequence ATGCCCGCAAGCGCAGAACACGACAGCCGTCTGGCCTTGCGGCGCATTCTCAGCAATTTCGGCTGGCTGCTTGGCGGCAAGGGCTTCGGCGCGGTCAGCAGCCTGATTTATCTCGCCATTCTCTCCCGCTCGCTCGGCGTAAAGGACTTCGGCCACTTCGCGCTGATTTTCGGGCTTTCACAAGCGTTTGTATCGCTGGCAGGGTTCCAGACCTGGCAGGCCATCGTCAAGTTCGGCATCCCGCACCTTGCCCGGGGCGACCGGGACGCCTTTTCGCGGCTCTCAGTCCTTGGCGGCGTGGTGGATGGCGTGGCTGCACTGTTCGGCTGCCTGGCGGTAACCACCATAATCCTGACGTTCGGAGAGGCTCTGGAGCTCAATCCGGCCTACGACGAGATGGCCCTCGCCTTCATCTGCGCCATGCTTCTGACCCGGGTCTCAGCGCCATATGGCATCATCCGCGCGCTCAACCGGTTCGAGCTGTCCGTCTGGGTGGGCGCCATTACCCCGGCCGGGCGATTGCTCGCGGCCATCGGTATCTGGCTGACCGGGCCGAGTGTCGGACGGTTCCTGCTGGCCTGGGCAATTGTCGAACTGATTACCGCCATTGCCATGTGGTTCACCGCCTGGCGGCTGGGCCCGGAATGGATGCGCCTGTCACGGGTGCGCGAATGGCGCACAGCGGTGGCGGAAAACGAAGGCATCCGCGGCTTCCTGTGGGTGACGTACTGGAACACCTCGCTTCAGGCAGTGGTCCAGCAGGGGCCGCTGCTGGCCGTCGGATACCTGTTCGGAACCAGCGCCGCCGGTATCTATCGCATCGCGGATCAGCTGGCGAAGGGGCTGGGCAAGTTCGCCCTGCTCATTTCCGACGCGGTCTATCCCGAGGTGAACCGCCAGCGCCACGCCCCCCGGGTGGAAGATTTCCGCACGGTCGTGCGCCGGGTCAACCTGGCGGTGATCCCGATGGCCGCGATGATAGCGGGTCTCTCGGTGGCGTTCGGGTCCGACCTGCTGATGCTGATATCCGGACCGGGGTTCGAGGCCGGCGGCCTGATCCTCGTCCCGCTGGTCATGGCTGCATCGCTCGAACTGGCGAGTGTAGCCTATGAGCCGGTGCTGCATTCCGTCAGCAAGGCGCATTACCTGCTGTGGACCCGGATTGCGGCGGTCGCGCTGCTGTTGACTGCTGTCTTCACCATCCCGGAAAACTCGCTGGGTGTGGGCTGGGTGGTGGCCTATGTGCAGGCGTTCGAATACCTGGTCCTGAGCCTTCTGGTGTGGCTGGCAATGCGCCGTCTGGGACGGGCCCGGAGTGACGGGAGCAGTGATCGATGA
- a CDS encoding GNAT family N-acetyltransferase: MARSVWTGAPPAATRSQAGPVAAAGNDFILADVIIAFDVSGRRLGRIVLPLWRHSMTLAEAMAEHCPTLPRLVDTAQGYKLRALPEQHAAELLSDSHYLPLLRQRYERSYVDLQAGYDAWLAGLSGNTRQALRRKHRKLAQYSGGAVDVRVYRTPAEMAAFFPHARAISAASYQERLLDSGLPENSLPVMTALAEQDMARGFLLWLDGRPAAYLYAPAQGDTLLYAHLGYDDTQASHSPGSVLQMEALRLLMEEERFRWFDFAEGGGQHKQSFASGTIPSVDLLLLRPTMRNRMTLWSLSAFDRTVATVKGLVNRLGLRGLRKLIRR; the protein is encoded by the coding sequence ATGGCCCGGTCAGTCTGGACCGGTGCGCCGCCCGCTGCGACCCGCTCGCAGGCCGGGCCGGTGGCCGCTGCCGGAAACGACTTCATTCTCGCCGATGTAATCATCGCTTTCGACGTCTCCGGGCGCAGGCTGGGGCGGATTGTCCTGCCGCTGTGGCGCCATTCGATGACCCTGGCCGAAGCCATGGCGGAACATTGCCCCACCCTGCCCCGGCTGGTTGACACCGCCCAGGGCTACAAGCTCAGGGCCTTGCCAGAACAGCACGCAGCCGAACTGCTATCCGATAGCCATTATCTGCCCCTGCTGCGGCAGCGCTACGAGCGCAGCTACGTAGATCTGCAAGCGGGATACGACGCCTGGCTGGCCGGCCTGTCCGGCAACACGCGGCAGGCCCTGCGGCGCAAGCACCGCAAGCTGGCGCAATATTCCGGCGGTGCGGTGGATGTCCGGGTTTATCGCACCCCGGCGGAAATGGCCGCGTTCTTTCCCCATGCCCGGGCAATTTCGGCGGCCAGCTATCAGGAGCGTCTGCTCGACTCGGGCTTGCCGGAGAACAGCCTGCCCGTGATGACTGCGCTGGCCGAGCAGGACATGGCGCGCGGGTTCCTGCTGTGGCTTGACGGGCGCCCGGCAGCCTATCTCTATGCCCCGGCGCAAGGCGATACCCTGCTCTATGCCCACCTCGGCTACGACGATACGCAGGCCAGCCATTCCCCCGGAAGCGTGCTGCAGATGGAAGCCCTGCGGCTGCTGATGGAAGAAGAGCGGTTCCGCTGGTTCGATTTTGCCGAGGGGGGCGGCCAGCACAAGCAGTCGTTCGCCAGTGGCACGATCCCGAGCGTGGACCTGCTGCTGCTCCGGCCGACGATGCGCAACCGGATGACCCTGTGGTCACTTTCCGCGTTCGACCGCACCGTTGCCACGGTCAAGGGGCTGGTGAACCGCCTCGGCCTGCGCGGTCTGCGCAAGCTGATCCGGCGATAG
- a CDS encoding PaaI family thioesterase yields the protein MSVDEQFFEYREHPGHPGWHMWRLRDETRFNGVVMGELITRVEGSRCRLRMFPERKHTNLQEMIHGAVTLALIDISLFSAMRTLTTGDPGPAVTLELSTQFIGAGKPGQPLDSVVEIVRETGRLLFLRGDVVQGDHVVAAFSGMVRKANRR from the coding sequence CTGAGCGTGGACGAGCAGTTTTTCGAGTATCGCGAGCATCCCGGCCATCCGGGATGGCACATGTGGCGCCTGCGGGACGAAACCCGCTTCAATGGTGTCGTCATGGGCGAGTTGATCACGCGGGTGGAAGGCAGCAGGTGCCGCCTGCGGATGTTTCCGGAGCGCAAGCACACCAACCTGCAGGAAATGATCCACGGGGCCGTCACTCTGGCCCTGATCGACATTTCGCTGTTTTCGGCCATGCGCACGCTGACCACCGGCGATCCCGGCCCGGCCGTGACACTGGAACTGTCGACCCAGTTCATCGGTGCAGGCAAGCCGGGCCAGCCACTCGATTCGGTGGTCGAGATCGTCCGGGAGACCGGGCGACTGCTGTTCCTGCGCGGTGACGTGGTCCAGGGCGATCACGTGGTCGCGGCTTTTTCGGGGATGGTGCGCAAAGCCAACCGCCGATGA
- a CDS encoding TonB-dependent receptor plug domain-containing protein codes for MTSALHIRRLAASSALAAALAQAVPITAVAQESVDGAALDESAASPAAPAAPAAIASDRRVYGPGDFARFAPRNALDMLQRVPGFNIRGSSQQRGLGQATGNVLFNGARPSSKSDDIGDQLTRISADAVTRIEILDGAGLGIPGLSGEVANVIYEGASGWSGQFSWIPEARPHNTDPLLWRGDISASRTSGATTLEVALSNADAGRGGADGPTRIVGGDGTLRQLRQERVTSDYDSPKLSAKLTWDPDGAQALNLTGQYQRIYDRFREDSFRTGPGQADELRTVRQNEDRWNYEVGGDYAFPLAGGTFKAIGLLRRSHEPYTVDVISQSGTATGTGTPATGERFTQTGDLDEKVARGEFGWSMLGGEWQVAGEAAFNALDNVAALFTLDPAGEFVEVPFPFGTGGVSEDRYEGSLSHSRSLASNLSVQLNLAAEHSTIVQDGANGLERSFLRPKGKLSLAWKAASDLDFALSVERRVLQLSFYDFLARAFIDDGNQNAGNNDLRPQQDWSFEGEVNKALGPWGKTQLRFIYRDVSDYVDIIPVGGGGESVGNVAKASAAAVISTSTLTFDPIGLKGVRLDGTFVLQRSRLVDPFTGVARQWSGFTNRQANLNLRHDIPASQWAWGMGASHNHNLPRYRSNQTDRNWEGPWFVSAFIEHKDVLGLTVRARVGNILGARQYRERIVYSGLRGESPVDFAELRDRRVGPIFTLTVRGNF; via the coding sequence ATGACATCGGCATTGCATATCCGGCGCCTGGCCGCCTCGAGCGCACTCGCTGCGGCTCTGGCGCAGGCCGTGCCCATAACGGCAGTCGCGCAAGAATCGGTTGATGGCGCCGCACTCGATGAATCCGCAGCCTCTCCGGCTGCCCCGGCCGCACCCGCAGCCATAGCCAGTGACCGCCGCGTATACGGCCCGGGCGATTTTGCCCGGTTTGCCCCGCGCAACGCGCTGGACATGCTGCAACGGGTGCCCGGTTTCAACATCCGTGGCAGCAGCCAGCAGCGCGGCCTGGGCCAGGCGACCGGCAATGTGCTGTTCAACGGCGCCCGCCCCTCTTCCAAGTCTGACGATATCGGTGACCAGCTGACCAGGATTTCGGCCGACGCTGTGACCCGGATCGAAATCCTCGATGGTGCCGGGCTGGGTATTCCCGGCCTCTCCGGCGAGGTGGCCAATGTCATCTACGAAGGGGCCAGCGGCTGGTCTGGCCAGTTCAGCTGGATTCCCGAGGCCCGGCCGCACAACACCGACCCCCTGCTCTGGCGCGGTGACATCTCCGCGAGCAGGACGAGCGGCGCAACCACCCTGGAAGTGGCGCTGAGCAACGCGGACGCGGGCCGCGGCGGGGCGGACGGGCCGACCCGGATCGTTGGCGGAGACGGCACACTGCGCCAGTTGCGCCAGGAGCGTGTGACGTCGGATTACGATTCCCCCAAGCTGTCGGCCAAGCTGACCTGGGACCCGGATGGTGCGCAGGCGCTCAACCTGACCGGGCAATACCAGCGGATTTACGACCGGTTCCGGGAGGACAGCTTCCGCACCGGGCCAGGGCAGGCAGACGAATTGCGCACCGTGCGCCAGAACGAGGACCGCTGGAACTATGAGGTCGGCGGCGATTATGCCTTCCCGCTGGCGGGCGGCACGTTCAAGGCCATCGGCCTGCTGCGCCGAAGCCACGAGCCGTACACTGTCGACGTTATCAGCCAGTCCGGCACCGCCACCGGCACCGGCACGCCTGCGACCGGCGAGCGATTCACCCAGACAGGGGATCTCGACGAGAAGGTCGCCCGGGGCGAATTCGGCTGGTCCATGCTCGGCGGGGAGTGGCAGGTGGCTGGCGAAGCGGCGTTCAATGCGCTCGACAATGTCGCCGCGCTGTTCACGCTCGATCCGGCAGGCGAGTTCGTCGAGGTGCCCTTCCCGTTCGGCACCGGAGGCGTCAGCGAGGACCGGTATGAAGGGTCATTAAGCCACAGCCGCAGCCTTGCTTCCAACTTGTCGGTACAGCTGAACCTTGCCGCAGAACATTCGACCATCGTGCAGGACGGCGCGAACGGGCTGGAGCGCAGTTTCCTGAGGCCCAAGGGCAAGCTCAGCCTTGCCTGGAAGGCAGCAAGCGATCTTGATTTTGCGCTCAGCGTTGAGCGGCGCGTCCTGCAACTGTCGTTCTACGATTTCCTGGCCCGCGCCTTCATTGACGACGGAAACCAGAATGCGGGCAACAACGATCTGCGTCCGCAGCAGGACTGGAGCTTCGAAGGCGAGGTCAACAAGGCCCTCGGCCCCTGGGGCAAGACACAGCTCAGATTCATCTATCGCGACGTGTCCGATTATGTCGATATCATCCCGGTCGGCGGGGGCGGCGAGTCGGTCGGGAACGTGGCCAAGGCGAGCGCGGCTGCGGTCATCTCCACCAGCACCCTGACGTTCGACCCGATCGGCCTGAAGGGCGTGCGGCTCGACGGGACGTTTGTCCTCCAGCGCTCGCGGCTGGTCGATCCGTTTACTGGCGTGGCGCGGCAGTGGAGCGGGTTTACCAACAGGCAGGCCAACCTCAACCTGCGGCATGACATCCCCGCCAGCCAGTGGGCATGGGGCATGGGGGCCAGTCACAACCACAACCTGCCCCGCTATCGCAGCAACCAGACCGACCGCAACTGGGAGGGCCCGTGGTTCGTGTCCGCCTTCATCGAGCACAAGGATGTGCTGGGCCTGACCGTGCGGGCCCGGGTCGGCAACATCCTGGGTGCCCGCCAGTATCGCGAGCGAATCGTCTATTCCGGCCTGCGCGGTGAAAGCCCGGTCGATTTTGCCGAACTGCGCGATCGGCGGGTCGGGCCGATCTTCACGCTGACCGTGCGGGGCAACTTCTAG
- a CDS encoding CDP-glycerol glycerophosphotransferase family protein, translated as MPPSMRPRAVFLFNHDAAHQAAHIAGIMASLALKESGVECIAAYGTPRIAEELRRLVSPEAAARITWHDLSLPPLLDAALALPNAVLPARRLARLRASRSFFASADLVVSTERTCLRVRRRLRAALGEAAPRFVYVPHGSGDRNVAYHPELAQFDHMLLSGQKLVDEMVARGIATADRCHLIGYPKFDAIDRNRRQRFFANDRPTFVYNPHFDPRLSSWYDHGPDLLRRAAASDQYNLIFAPHVMLFRKTLHISPEYRTARRRPEIPAEALAAANVLIDIDGPNLFNMTYTLSADGYIGDMSSQVYEFLIRRRPVFFIDTHSADYPHEAANRAFWANGPVVTSVDELVPLLEDYQRVGEEYRPVQDRLFAYTIDDRPRERSVDRAAGVLARLAHSRHTESSR; from the coding sequence ATGCCCCCTTCGATGCGGCCGCGCGCGGTCTTCCTGTTCAATCACGACGCCGCGCATCAGGCCGCCCACATTGCCGGAATCATGGCTTCGCTCGCGCTGAAGGAATCCGGGGTGGAGTGCATTGCCGCCTATGGCACGCCCCGGATTGCCGAGGAGCTGCGCCGCCTGGTCTCGCCGGAGGCAGCGGCGCGGATCACCTGGCATGACCTGTCGCTCCCTCCGCTGCTTGACGCTGCGCTTGCCTTGCCCAATGCCGTGCTGCCCGCTCGGCGGCTTGCCCGGCTGCGGGCCTCTCGGAGCTTCTTCGCTTCGGCCGACCTGGTGGTCTCGACTGAGCGGACCTGCCTGCGCGTGCGCCGCCGGCTGCGCGCTGCGCTTGGCGAAGCGGCCCCGCGCTTCGTCTATGTTCCGCACGGTTCGGGCGATCGCAACGTGGCCTACCACCCGGAACTGGCACAGTTCGATCATATGCTGCTGAGCGGCCAGAAGCTGGTCGACGAAATGGTCGCGCGCGGAATTGCCACCGCTGACCGGTGCCATCTGATCGGCTATCCCAAGTTTGACGCGATTGACCGCAACCGGCGGCAACGGTTCTTTGCCAACGATCGCCCGACCTTCGTCTATAACCCGCACTTCGACCCCAGGCTGTCATCCTGGTACGACCATGGCCCCGACCTGTTGCGGCGCGCAGCGGCGAGCGACCAATACAACCTGATCTTCGCCCCGCATGTCATGCTGTTCCGCAAGACGCTGCATATCTCGCCGGAATACCGCACGGCGCGGCGGCGGCCCGAGATCCCGGCCGAGGCCCTGGCGGCGGCAAACGTTTTGATCGATATCGACGGCCCGAACCTGTTCAACATGACCTATACCCTGTCTGCCGATGGCTATATCGGCGACATGTCTAGTCAGGTTTACGAGTTCCTGATCAGGCGGCGGCCGGTGTTCTTCATCGACACGCACTCAGCCGATTATCCGCACGAGGCGGCCAACCGGGCGTTCTGGGCAAACGGGCCGGTGGTTACTTCGGTGGACGAGCTGGTGCCGCTGCTGGAGGATTACCAACGGGTGGGCGAGGAATACCGCCCGGTGCAGGACCGGCTGTTCGCCTATACCATCGATGACCGCCCCCGCGAACGCTCGGTCGATCGCGCCGCCGGGGTTCTCGCGCGCCTCGCGCATTCCCGCCACACCGAAAGTTCCCGATGA
- the zapE gene encoding cell division protein ZapE: MSGLAARYAGLVEAGELRPDAEQAAAVEHLTALQSALEREPDRPGLFSRLFGAKEAPEPRGVYMWGGVGRGKSMLMDLFHDTLAIADKRRAHFHAFMQEVHALLREERAKKLGDPIPPVAARLAEGVRCLCFDEMVVNNTADAAIMSRLFRALMVDLGVTVVTTSNRPPDDLYKDGLNREHFLPFIALVKERLDVLPLNGPVDYRLERMAGLDTWHCPLGDEATAKVREAFFRLTDYAPEDAAHVPSAELDVGGKRTLHVPKSLKGVAVFSFKKLCADARGAPDYLAIARTYHTVILVGIPQMGPENRNEAARFVTLVDALYEHKVKLFATAAAAPQDLYPAGDGAFDFERTVSRLMEMQSADYLALGHGSEG; this comes from the coding sequence ATGAGCGGGCTGGCCGCGCGTTACGCAGGCCTGGTCGAGGCCGGTGAACTGCGGCCCGATGCAGAGCAGGCGGCAGCGGTCGAGCATCTGACAGCACTGCAATCGGCACTGGAGCGGGAACCTGACCGGCCCGGGTTGTTCAGCCGTCTGTTCGGCGCGAAGGAAGCGCCCGAGCCGCGCGGGGTCTACATGTGGGGCGGCGTAGGGCGCGGCAAGTCCATGCTGATGGACCTGTTCCACGACACGCTGGCAATCGCCGACAAGCGCCGCGCACATTTCCACGCCTTCATGCAGGAGGTTCACGCCCTGCTGCGCGAGGAGCGGGCCAAGAAGCTGGGCGACCCGATCCCGCCGGTGGCGGCCCGCCTTGCCGAAGGTGTGCGTTGCCTGTGCTTTGACGAGATGGTCGTCAACAACACTGCCGACGCGGCGATCATGAGCCGCCTGTTCCGCGCGCTGATGGTCGATCTTGGCGTGACCGTGGTCACCACGTCCAACCGCCCGCCCGATGACCTCTACAAGGATGGCCTCAACCGCGAGCACTTCCTGCCGTTCATCGCGCTGGTCAAGGAACGGCTCGACGTGCTGCCGCTCAATGGCCCGGTCGATTACCGGCTGGAGCGCATGGCCGGGCTGGACACCTGGCATTGCCCGCTGGGTGACGAAGCCACCGCCAAAGTGCGCGAAGCCTTCTTCCGTCTAACCGACTATGCGCCGGAAGATGCAGCGCATGTCCCCTCCGCCGAACTGGACGTGGGGGGCAAGCGCACACTGCACGTGCCCAAGAGCCTCAAGGGCGTGGCGGTGTTCAGCTTCAAAAAGCTGTGCGCCGATGCCCGCGGCGCGCCCGATTATCTGGCCATTGCGCGCACTTATCACACCGTCATCCTGGTCGGCATTCCGCAGATGGGGCCGGAAAACCGCAACGAGGCGGCCCGGTTCGTGACGCTGGTCGACGCGCTTTATGAGCACAAAGTCAAGCTGTTCGCCACAGCGGCCGCCGCTCCGCAGGACCTCTATCCGGCCGGCGACGGGGCGTTCGACTTCGAGCGGACCGTCAGCCGCCTGATGGAAATGCAGAGCGCCGATTACCTCGCGCTGGGGCATGGCAGCGAAGGCTGA
- a CDS encoding succinate dehydrogenase iron-sulfur subunit, producing MATFTLPKNSTIRKEGKVHKADGAKRVKNFKVYRYDPDSGQNPRYDTFEIDLDACGPMVLDAIIKIKNDIDPTLTFRRSCREGICGSCSMNINGKNGLACTTAIEDLSGDIRITPLPHMEVIKDLVPDFTHFYAQYASIRPWLQTVTTTPSGKERLQSPEQREKLDGLYECILCACCSTACPSYWWNSDKFLGPAILLQAYRWLADSRDEMTGERLDQLEDPFRLYRCHTIMNCANVCPKGLNPAKAIAETKKMIAERAI from the coding sequence ATGGCAACCTTCACCCTCCCCAAGAACTCGACAATCCGCAAGGAAGGCAAAGTCCACAAGGCGGACGGGGCCAAGCGGGTCAAGAACTTCAAGGTCTATCGCTACGATCCCGACAGCGGCCAGAACCCGCGCTATGACACGTTCGAGATCGATCTCGACGCCTGCGGACCGATGGTGCTGGACGCGATCATCAAGATCAAGAACGACATCGATCCGACCCTGACCTTCCGCCGCTCCTGCCGCGAAGGCATCTGCGGTTCGTGCTCGATGAACATCAACGGCAAGAATGGCCTCGCCTGCACCACGGCGATCGAGGATCTGTCGGGCGATATCCGCATCACCCCGCTGCCGCACATGGAAGTGATCAAGGACCTGGTCCCCGATTTCACCCACTTCTATGCCCAATACGCCTCCATCCGCCCCTGGCTGCAGACTGTCACTACCACCCCCAGCGGCAAGGAGCGGCTCCAGTCGCCCGAACAGCGCGAGAAGCTGGACGGGCTGTATGAGTGCATCCTGTGCGCCTGCTGCTCGACCGCCTGCCCCAGCTACTGGTGGAACAGCGACAAGTTCCTGGGCCCGGCCATCCTGCTCCAGGCCTATCGCTGGCTGGCTGACAGCCGCGACGAGATGACCGGCGAACGACTCGACCAGCTGGAAGATCCGTTCCGGCTCTACCGCTGCCATACGATCATGAACTGCGCCAACGTCTGCCCCAAGGGCCTGAACCCGGCCAAGGCGATTGCCGAAACCAAGAAGATGATCGCAGAACGCGCGATCTGA
- a CDS encoding SDR family NAD(P)-dependent oxidoreductase gives MQEKSDSSLWPGVAAVFGAGGGIGGALCAQLAAEGCEVWAGSRSGAVAGLAGARQFAFDLEDERTLAAAAATMRDAPPDLVIVATGVLTLPDGTGPERSYKAIDGAAMEQVFRLNTIGPALVAKHMLPLFPRDRRALFAALSARVGSIGDNRIGGWHSYRASKAALNMLLRNFAIELGRTHPLAVVAGLHPGTVDTGLSAPFQRGLPEGQLTSTAASAAHLLNVCRALSAADSGGVFDWRGERIDP, from the coding sequence ATGCAGGAGAAAAGCGATAGTTCGCTGTGGCCCGGCGTGGCCGCCGTGTTCGGCGCAGGCGGCGGCATAGGCGGGGCCTTGTGCGCCCAGCTTGCGGCTGAGGGCTGCGAGGTCTGGGCGGGATCGCGCAGCGGGGCCGTGGCCGGACTGGCCGGTGCCCGACAGTTCGCATTCGACCTTGAGGACGAACGCACTCTTGCCGCAGCGGCCGCCACCATGCGCGACGCGCCGCCAGATCTGGTCATCGTCGCCACCGGGGTGCTGACCCTGCCCGACGGGACCGGGCCCGAACGCAGCTACAAGGCGATTGACGGAGCGGCGATGGAACAGGTGTTTCGCCTCAACACGATTGGCCCTGCACTGGTGGCCAAGCATATGCTGCCGCTCTTTCCCCGTGACCGGCGGGCGCTGTTTGCGGCCCTGTCTGCCCGGGTCGGCTCGATTGGCGACAACCGCATCGGCGGGTGGCATTCCTATCGGGCGAGCAAGGCCGCGCTGAACATGCTGCTGCGCAATTTCGCGATTGAGCTTGGCCGGACCCATCCCTTGGCGGTGGTAGCGGGCCTGCATCCCGGCACGGTCGATACCGGCCTCAGCGCCCCGTTCCAGCGCGGCTTGCCCGAAGGGCAGCTGACCAGCACTGCCGCCAGCGCCGCGCACCTGCTCAATGTGTGCCGGGCGCTTTCGGCCGCTGACAGCGGCGGCGTGTTTGACTGGCGGGGGGAGCGGATCGATCCCTAG
- a CDS encoding HAD family hydrolase, whose amino-acid sequence MQFAIYDLDRTLTRKPTFTPFLCFAARQLAPWRLALLPVWVAAMAAYRAGLCNRTQLKRFGMGLMIGPVPAGQLLEVANRFAKRRAERSGFNAPVLAMLEQDRAAGRAVLIATAAFELYAVEFARLLRVDTVIGTRWESGAIPGGNCYGAAKRDRVLAWFADQGIDPATARFRFVSDSFADAPLFELADEPVFVTASRSQAARAAKRGWAVMQP is encoded by the coding sequence ATGCAGTTCGCCATCTACGACCTTGACCGGACATTGACGCGCAAGCCCACCTTCACGCCGTTCCTGTGCTTTGCCGCGCGCCAGCTTGCGCCGTGGCGCCTTGCGCTGCTGCCGGTGTGGGTGGCAGCGATGGCAGCTTACCGCGCGGGCCTGTGCAATCGCACTCAGCTCAAGCGTTTCGGGATGGGGCTGATGATCGGCCCGGTCCCCGCCGGGCAACTGCTTGAGGTGGCGAACCGGTTTGCGAAGCGGCGGGCGGAACGCTCGGGCTTCAACGCACCGGTGCTCGCAATGCTGGAGCAGGATCGGGCAGCCGGACGGGCAGTGCTGATCGCGACCGCTGCCTTCGAGCTTTACGCCGTGGAGTTCGCCCGGCTCCTGAGGGTCGATACGGTGATCGGAACCCGGTGGGAAAGCGGGGCCATTCCCGGGGGCAATTGCTATGGCGCAGCCAAGCGGGACCGGGTTCTCGCCTGGTTCGCAGACCAGGGCATCGATCCCGCCACGGCCCGGTTTCGCTTCGTAAGTGACAGCTTCGCCGATGCGCCCCTGTTCGAACTGGCGGACGAGCCGGTGTTCGTAACCGCGTCGCGCAGTCAGGCCGCCCGCGCCGCGAAGCGCGGCTGGGCGGTCATGCAGCCATGA
- a CDS encoding glycosyltransferase family 2 protein yields MTQAPAFTAPDHAAGHRFWLSVLVPVYQVEAYLEECLQSILDQADPGVEVVICDDCSPDGSAAIAQQFVARYPQQVRMIRHEANRGLSAARNSLLEASHGDYVWFLDSDDWLRPGAIAAVSREVRRHVPDLIGCDYRKRRIHKLAFSGPYGRLLTDRDRIAGGICASRKMYAWIRISRRDLWAQGLRFPEGRVFEDAAVTPWLGLQARSYVHIGRALVQYRIRADSILSGITRTPGRFNVDKHRDLARALTGFAAALDREKEPFPRTRLAASHFVAMEFAKIARRIERAGPQGTGVADTMALIREFREIMEPTSPIPFSDLLRRYLGRGRFIAWHQLRKALALSERQGRVMAA; encoded by the coding sequence ATGACCCAAGCGCCCGCTTTCACGGCACCCGATCACGCCGCCGGCCACCGCTTCTGGCTCAGTGTGCTGGTGCCGGTCTACCAGGTCGAAGCCTACCTCGAGGAATGCCTTCAATCGATCCTCGACCAGGCTGACCCGGGGGTAGAGGTCGTCATCTGCGACGATTGCTCGCCTGACGGATCGGCGGCCATCGCGCAGCAATTCGTCGCGCGATACCCGCAGCAGGTGCGCATGATCCGGCATGAGGCGAACCGGGGCCTTTCAGCCGCGCGCAATTCGCTGCTGGAGGCATCGCACGGCGATTATGTGTGGTTTCTGGATTCCGATGACTGGCTGCGACCGGGCGCAATCGCCGCGGTTTCCCGGGAGGTGCGCCGCCATGTGCCTGACCTGATCGGCTGTGACTATCGCAAGCGCCGCATCCACAAGCTCGCGTTCTCCGGCCCTTATGGACGGTTGCTGACAGACCGCGACCGGATCGCCGGCGGCATCTGCGCTTCGCGCAAGATGTATGCCTGGATCAGGATTTCGCGGCGGGACCTTTGGGCACAAGGGCTGCGCTTTCCCGAAGGGCGGGTGTTCGAGGACGCTGCCGTCACGCCCTGGCTCGGCCTGCAGGCGCGCAGCTATGTCCATATAGGCCGCGCTCTGGTGCAATACCGCATCCGGGCCGACAGCATCCTGTCCGGCATCACCCGGACACCGGGGCGCTTCAACGTCGACAAGCACCGCGACCTCGCCCGCGCCCTGACGGGTTTTGCCGCAGCGCTGGATCGGGAAAAAGAACCCTTCCCCCGCACCCGCTTGGCTGCAAGCCACTTCGTTGCGATGGAATTTGCCAAGATTGCCAGGCGCATCGAACGGGCTGGTCCGCAAGGGACGGGCGTGGCCGATACCATGGCCCTGATCCGGGAGTTTCGCGAGATCATGGAGCCTACTTCCCCGATCCCCTTCAGCGACTTGCTCCGGCGCTATCTCGGCCGTGGGCGCTTCATTGCCTGGCATCAGCTCCGCAAGGCGCTGGCGCTGAGCGAACGCCAGGGCCGCGTCATGGCTGCATGA